Below is a genomic region from Leifsonia sp. Root112D2.
TGCGGAAGGTCACATCCCAGAGCGTGGGTGCCATGGCCTGGTAGGCCTCGCCGCGCTCGATGTTGCGCAGAAAGCCCAGCTGCGAGGCGTGCAGCGACTCGTGCCCAATGGTGCGGTAGCTCTGCGTCCAGTCGACCGAGAGACCGAGGGCGCGCCAGACCGCCTCGAACTGCTTCTCGTCTTCGACCGTGAGCCGCTCGCACAGCTCGATGAAGTTGCGGCGCGAGATGGGCTTCTGGTCGGCGGCCTTGCTGCTTTTGTTGTCTCCGCCCTCGAACGGCGGAACGAAGTCGGCCTCGTAGGGCAGGCGGGGGTCGCAGCGCACGCCGTAGTAGTTCTGCACCCGGCGCTCGGTGGGCAGGCCGTTGTCGTCCCAGCCCATCGGATAGAACACGTTCTTGCCGCGCATGCGCTGGTAGCGGGCCACGACATCCGTGTGTGTGTAGCTGAAGACGTGCCCGATGTGCAGCGAGCCCGATGCGGTGGGCGGGGGAGTGTCGATCGAATAGATCGCGTCGCGGTTGAGTCGCTCGCGGTCGAAGCGATACGTGCCGTCGTTCTCCCAACGATCGCCCCACTTGCCTTCCAGCCCCTCGAGTGCGGGCTTGTCGGGAACGCGTTCGGGGTTGGTCATGGCTCTGCCTTCGTGTCGCTATATGCGGCACCGTGTCTCGGGGTGCCTAAGTGTGGGGGATTGAATCAAGCTTAAGCGACAAGGGCCTGCATGCGAGAATTGGCGGATGCTCGCATCCACCGATCTGCTCGCGAAGGACCCGCTGAAGGCGGACTGCGCGAACTGTTTCGGCCTCTGCTGCGTGGCGCTGGCGTTCTCCCGCTCGTCGGACTTCGCCATCGACAAAGATGCCGGCGAGCCGTGCGTGAACCTGCAGGAGGACTTTCGCTGCGGCATCCATTCGCGGTTACGCGAGAGCGGTTTCAAGGGCTGCACGGTCTACGACTGTTTCGGAGCCGGCCAGAAGATCTCGCAGACGACGTTCGAAGGCCGCAACTGGCGGGAGGAGCCGGATTCTCGGGATCAGATGTTTGCCCTGTTGCCCGTGATGCGGCAATTGCAGGAGCTGCTCTGGTACCTGCGTGAGGCGATGCGGATGCCCGAAGCGAGCGCGCTCCAAGGCGAGCTCGAGCGGGCGTACACCGAGACCGAGCGGTTGACTCTCGGAAGCGCGGAAGATCTTCTGGCTCTCGATGTGGATGCGCAACGGGATGCCGTGAACGTGCTGCTGACCGCGGCGAGCGAACGTGCAAGGGCCGACGCGCGCCCGGCGGATGTCGCCGCGCTTCCGCGAAAGGTGCGCCGTGGCGCGGACCTCATGGGGGCGGCACTCGCGGGCCAGGACCTGCGCGGAGCGAATCTGCGTGGCGCCTATCTCATCGCCGCCGATCTGCGCGGGGCGAACCTCGGCGCCGTCGACCTGATCGGTGCGGATATGCGTGATGCGGATGTGCGCGGTGCCGACCTCTCTGCGGCCCTTTTCCTCACACAAACACAGGTCAATGCAGCCAATGGAGACGCGGCCACCCGGCTGCCGACCGGACTCGAGCGCCCGGGGCACTGGATTAGGGAGGACGACTGAATGACCACGCGAGAACCGTTCACGCCGTTTCGGCCTGAACCCCGGGACGGTTTCCCCGGGCACCCGATGCCTTCCTCCGTGCCAGCGGGATTGCGCCTCGAGCTCAGCCGCGCGCGGATTGTCGAGGACAAGGAAGAGGAGTTCGACGAGTGGATGGCGGTGCTCAACGACCGCTATCCGGAACACGAGGCGGCACTCTCGAACGAACGCCAGGTGTTCGAAGCAACGTTCAAGCACCGCGAAGCCGACGGGAGGTTGTGGATGTATCACCTGAGCCTGATGGGCGCCGATGGCGGCGGTCTCGACGAGTCCCTGCCGTTGGACGCCGCGCATGCCGCATACAGTCGTCGGGTCAAAGAGCCGGGCTGGGAAGAACTGACGCCAGCGTTCATGCTGACACCTCAGCACATCGGCGAGATCATGGCGCACTGGGGTCGAACCGGATCAATCGGCTGAGAACCGCTGCGCCATGCACCGTGCATCCTGGCTCTCAGAACGGTGGCGGGTCGGTGGTGCGGGTGGCGCCGGTGGGGGTTGTCCACCTCAGTCGCCCGTTGCTGTCTCTGTCGAGGTTCCACCTCGTCTTGTGTTTGAGCCGGTGGTGGTGGCGGCAGAGGTGGGCGAGGTTGTTCGCTTCGGTGGTGCCGCCGTGTTGCCACGCGGTGGTGTGGTCGATGTCGCAGTTCTCGGGGCGGCGGTTGCAGCCGGGGAACACGCATCCGCCGTCACGGGCGGCCAGCCAGCGGCGCATGTCGGCCGGGACCCGGTAGCTGGTGCGATCCACATCCAGGATTGCGCTGGTCACCGGATGCGTGAGAATACGGTGAAAGGAGGGCGCCTTCGCGGCCATGCGGCGGGCCGTGTCTGCATCGATCGGGCCATAACCGTCGAGGAATCCGGGTTCGTCGCTCTCGCCCATCGCCGTCAGTACGGGAACGGTGATACTCACGGTGGCGCCGACTTCGGAGGCTGTGCCGTCACCGGTGAGGATCTGCCCGGCAACATCGGCCCGCAACTGGGCCAAGGTGCGTTGCTCATCGGGCTGGGCGAACAGGTGCCGGGCATTCGCGTCGATGCCGGCGAAGGCCCGGTGGGCGACGTCGGCCGGCAGAA
It encodes:
- a CDS encoding pentapeptide repeat-containing protein — translated: MLASTDLLAKDPLKADCANCFGLCCVALAFSRSSDFAIDKDAGEPCVNLQEDFRCGIHSRLRESGFKGCTVYDCFGAGQKISQTTFEGRNWREEPDSRDQMFALLPVMRQLQELLWYLREAMRMPEASALQGELERAYTETERLTLGSAEDLLALDVDAQRDAVNVLLTAASERARADARPADVAALPRKVRRGADLMGAALAGQDLRGANLRGAYLIAADLRGANLGAVDLIGADMRDADVRGADLSAALFLTQTQVNAANGDAATRLPTGLERPGHWIREDD
- a CDS encoding DUF6176 family protein encodes the protein MPSSVPAGLRLELSRARIVEDKEEEFDEWMAVLNDRYPEHEAALSNERQVFEATFKHREADGRLWMYHLSLMGADGGGLDESLPLDAAHAAYSRRVKEPGWEELTPAFMLTPQHIGEIMAHWGRTGSIG
- a CDS encoding HNH endonuclease signature motif containing protein → MEEAPSLFDDSKPEDRVGFGIARAEVAARGAALAMAEQLAAIGDTVAEAVAFPHVFLGSGCGTGREAVEFARRAAIAELATGLGLAESVVAAQAAEAETMRTRLPRLWALFRAGEISYQNARIIAEQAALLPEDAEVLTVFDDTLTPLAETLTAAKLRLRARALREKLHDESLTDRHRRAMADRRIYLEAAPDGMAWLSALLPADVAHRAFAGIDANARHLFAQPDEQRTLAQLRADVAGQILTGDGTASEVGATVSITVPVLTAMGESDEPGFLDGYGPIDADTARRMAAKAPSFHRILTHPVTSAILDVDRTSYRVPADMRRWLAARDGGCVFPGCNRRPENCDIDHTTAWQHGGTTEANNLAHLCRHHHRLKHKTRWNLDRDSNGRLRWTTPTGATRTTDPPPF